A single window of Sneathiella limimaris DNA harbors:
- a CDS encoding CHASE3 domain-containing protein, with amino-acid sequence MGASKTLNAGNLKSAAGFITKFRNLKTKTKILIGTCAPLVLLIILGMVAGLNVNGLVETSVTLNQTRELSSKAAAIETSALHMETGMRGYLLAGQESFLKPYKSGEEETYALIEELRAEIGQDNQAQLDRLTKTESILKSWQKDVTEPSIELRRQIGDAPTMNDMAKLVGEAKGKVFFENFRKEIDAFIAFERSRLETRKEEFSVAKDAVREQFKVVKETAAAVEYTQNILTAVTRVKNLITEMQSALRGYLIAGNEDFLETYQYSEDLMFAELEVLGLEVEADEKHAESVTKADEAIYQWIEVAVKPAIELRKAVSNGTGNLLQLNGFLGSNAGAKELEAFNTALGSISQAETERVHFKKADALAAEQKVEAGLATMIMNEEKVSASSRVIEDALNILTSAVDMETGMRGYLLSGQDSFLTPYTEGSKLFKKAIADLNARVMFQEAEQSERLTKASKIIDSWQKDVVEGMIELRRGIGDAKTMDDMADLVGEARGEKYFQEFQAVMGEFRSVLENQMAEKSDAAQSTVVNTYIIIALCVLGAIGIGLLLAVLIGNGIANPIRKMTTAMNELANGNLEAEVPSSETKDEIGEMAKAMGVFKDNALETERLREEAEKAEKDRQERAAQRAEEEKRREEEAEAERQRRDEENRSNLLKLANEFEKSVGSIANAVDAAARDMHSSSEQMLKVVEETNTQTSSALGSAEQASSNVKTVASAADEMSSSIREISKQVAQSTRVAGDAVRQADDTHQQIKFLVESSQKIGEVVELITDIAEQTNLLALNATIEAARAGDAGKGFAVVAAEVKNLANQTARATEEISNQISGIQGATQESADAIQGISNIIGQMDEISAAIAAAIEEQTASTEEISRSAGDAATGTNEVTTNISNVTRSAEETGSAASHILDQSSNLAARSSELNEEVANFLKTVRTA; translated from the coding sequence ATGGGAGCAAGCAAAACGCTCAATGCCGGAAATCTTAAGTCGGCTGCTGGTTTTATAACCAAATTTAGAAACCTTAAAACAAAAACCAAGATCCTAATCGGAACCTGCGCGCCTCTGGTCCTGCTGATTATTCTGGGCATGGTGGCTGGTCTCAATGTTAACGGTTTGGTTGAGACAAGTGTAACGCTGAACCAGACGCGAGAATTGTCTTCAAAAGCGGCAGCTATTGAGACATCGGCGCTCCATATGGAAACAGGTATGCGCGGGTATTTGCTGGCCGGACAGGAAAGCTTCTTGAAGCCATACAAATCCGGTGAAGAAGAAACTTATGCCTTGATTGAAGAGCTGCGGGCAGAAATTGGGCAGGACAATCAAGCGCAGTTAGATCGTTTAACGAAAACAGAATCGATCCTGAAAAGCTGGCAGAAAGATGTTACTGAGCCCAGTATTGAGCTCCGCCGCCAAATCGGTGATGCACCAACCATGAACGACATGGCTAAACTTGTCGGCGAAGCCAAGGGCAAAGTCTTCTTTGAGAACTTCAGAAAAGAGATCGATGCTTTTATTGCTTTTGAGCGGTCCCGGCTTGAAACAAGGAAAGAGGAATTTTCGGTAGCTAAGGATGCTGTTCGTGAGCAGTTCAAAGTGGTTAAGGAGACTGCGGCTGCAGTTGAATATACCCAAAATATCCTGACGGCTGTAACGCGCGTGAAGAACCTAATTACCGAAATGCAATCAGCTCTCAGGGGTTATCTGATCGCTGGCAACGAGGATTTTCTAGAAACATATCAATATTCAGAAGATCTGATGTTTGCTGAGCTTGAAGTTCTAGGTTTAGAGGTTGAAGCTGATGAAAAGCATGCCGAGAGCGTGACGAAGGCAGATGAAGCCATTTATCAGTGGATTGAAGTTGCTGTTAAACCGGCAATTGAGCTTCGAAAAGCGGTTAGCAACGGCACTGGTAATTTGTTGCAATTGAACGGTTTTCTGGGCAGCAATGCCGGTGCTAAAGAGCTAGAAGCTTTTAATACGGCTCTTGGATCGATTTCCCAAGCTGAAACAGAACGGGTTCATTTCAAGAAAGCGGATGCTTTGGCGGCGGAACAAAAAGTGGAAGCCGGTTTGGCTACCATGATCATGAATGAAGAAAAAGTTTCTGCCAGCTCTAGAGTGATTGAAGATGCATTAAATATTTTGACATCTGCTGTCGATATGGAAACGGGTATGCGCGGATATCTTCTCTCCGGTCAAGATAGTTTCCTGACGCCGTATACAGAGGGCAGCAAATTATTCAAAAAAGCGATTGCTGATCTAAATGCGCGTGTCATGTTTCAGGAAGCAGAACAGTCAGAGCGTCTAACAAAAGCATCGAAGATCATTGATAGCTGGCAAAAAGATGTTGTTGAGGGAATGATTGAGCTGCGCCGTGGAATTGGTGACGCCAAGACTATGGATGATATGGCGGACTTGGTAGGTGAAGCCCGCGGTGAGAAATATTTCCAGGAATTTCAGGCTGTCATGGGCGAATTCCGCTCCGTACTGGAAAATCAGATGGCAGAAAAGTCTGACGCTGCACAGAGTACTGTGGTTAATACCTATATCATTATTGCGCTATGTGTTCTGGGTGCAATTGGTATTGGGCTATTGCTAGCGGTCTTGATTGGGAATGGTATTGCAAACCCCATCCGCAAAATGACAACTGCCATGAATGAACTGGCAAATGGTAACTTAGAAGCGGAAGTGCCTTCTTCAGAAACCAAGGATGAAATTGGTGAAATGGCGAAAGCCATGGGCGTGTTCAAGGATAATGCGCTTGAGACCGAACGCCTGCGGGAAGAGGCTGAAAAGGCTGAGAAAGATCGTCAAGAGCGTGCAGCTCAGCGTGCAGAGGAAGAGAAACGCCGTGAGGAAGAGGCCGAAGCTGAACGTCAGCGGCGAGATGAAGAAAATCGTTCAAACTTGCTTAAATTGGCAAATGAGTTTGAAAAATCTGTTGGAAGTATTGCAAACGCTGTTGATGCAGCGGCTCGAGATATGCACTCCTCCTCAGAACAGATGCTGAAGGTCGTGGAAGAAACCAACACCCAGACTTCCAGTGCTCTTGGATCAGCTGAACAAGCGTCTTCCAATGTGAAAACAGTGGCTTCAGCTGCTGATGAAATGTCTAGCTCGATCCGCGAAATCAGCAAGCAGGTTGCTCAGTCGACCCGGGTTGCTGGTGATGCCGTGAGACAGGCAGATGACACCCATCAACAGATCAAGTTCCTCGTTGAGTCATCGCAAAAAATTGGTGAAGTCGTTGAATTAATTACCGATATTGCCGAACAGACAAACCTGTTGGCACTCAATGCGACGATTGAGGCAGCCCGTGCTGGTGATGCTGGTAAAGGCTTTGCTGTCGTTGCCGCAGAGGTTAAGAATTTGGCGAACCAGACGGCTAGGGCGACTGAAGAGATTTCAAACCAGATTAGCGGTATCCAGGGTGCTACTCAGGAATCTGCTGATGCTATTCAGGGAATTTCCAACATCATCGGGCAGATGGACGAAATTTCTGCGGCTATTGCTGCAGCGATTGAGGAACAAACTGCTTCAACGGAGGAAATCTCCAGAAGCGCAGGTGATGCCGCGACGGGCACAAATGAGGTAACAACCAATATCTCAAATGTAACCCGGTCTGCAGAAGAGACTGGTTCCGCAGCGAGCCATATTCTGGATCAGTCTTCAAATCTGGCGGCTAGATCATCAGAATTGAATGAGGAAGTCGCCAACTTCCTGAAAACAGTGCGGACAGCCTAA
- a CDS encoding enoyl-CoA hydratase/isomerase family protein, with the protein MPQKPFKTLKYITNGPIAEIILDRPPANLIDYDLTYEYLEALDLADKDEAIRVIILSGRGKGLSGGVDLKFLEQFGPTEMKDFLSLFYIKTVERVRSLTKPIIASVHGYAREGACTLAFACDMIIASEDADFGYPGVPNLAAPPGMHVWHLQELIGRMKAAKLIFTGEPITAPEADRLGLVTDVVPRDKLDAETKKLAEKIASMSPVALKISRELMYRVEGMNFKQVPPTALDAMAVAFASEDSQEARKAFVEKRKPIWKGR; encoded by the coding sequence ATGCCTCAAAAACCCTTTAAAACCCTCAAATATATAACCAATGGCCCTATCGCAGAGATCATTCTTGACCGCCCTCCTGCCAACCTGATTGATTACGATTTAACCTATGAATATCTGGAAGCGCTCGACCTCGCCGACAAAGATGAAGCCATTCGGGTCATAATTTTATCAGGCCGGGGCAAAGGATTATCCGGGGGAGTGGATTTAAAATTTCTTGAACAATTCGGTCCTACTGAAATGAAAGATTTTTTGTCCCTTTTCTACATCAAAACCGTTGAGCGCGTCAGGAGCCTCACCAAACCAATAATAGCCTCAGTCCACGGATATGCTCGGGAAGGTGCATGCACACTGGCATTTGCTTGCGACATGATCATTGCTTCCGAAGATGCCGATTTCGGGTATCCAGGCGTTCCTAATCTAGCTGCGCCTCCTGGTATGCATGTTTGGCATCTTCAAGAATTAATAGGACGTATGAAAGCTGCGAAATTAATCTTCACAGGCGAGCCCATAACCGCGCCAGAAGCCGACCGACTTGGCCTTGTTACGGATGTTGTTCCGCGCGACAAGCTTGATGCCGAAACCAAAAAACTGGCAGAGAAAATTGCTAGCATGTCCCCTGTCGCTCTCAAAATTTCCAGAGAATTGATGTATCGGGTTGAAGGAATGAACTTTAAACAAGTTCCGCCAACCGCACTTGATGCCATGGCCGTCGCATTTGCATCAGAAGACAGCCAGGAAGCCCGAAAAGCCTTTGTAGAAAAACGAAAGCCCATCTGGAAGGGACGTTAA
- a CDS encoding 2-dehydropantoate 2-reductase N-terminal domain-containing protein, with the protein MTDEPVKKSILIVGAGAIGRGFLAPRLVEAGYDVCFADRDPSLIREFDRDDKIFKTVTVLEDGYDLLEAPYTACLHINDIGQLIDQTDCVVFAVDERDLKDAAGEIRRLLRPDSNALAVLNIYSNPEIQTYLETLFQQRAEVQPITVDCLVSPKAPSELMHIDPLCVTAASGTLILPGEGNQYNIPLCIRGMKAEEIWRLQQFLDLSAQLSLSYLGVHKGYQYLHEVAVDSEVYLKVLHLIRQIRDILDKMGMCSDKSMNEYIKICLNRIRNNRLRLPLEHSGKHPINYLEAGGLLQQIYQIFKDQGHPTDGITEIMLHAFLYPYCPFLQRKRELLDPTQLIEDVCGPNLPTELMHHLLDGLQGYEKGSLDR; encoded by the coding sequence ATGACAGACGAGCCAGTGAAAAAATCAATTTTGATTGTCGGTGCCGGAGCTATTGGGCGAGGGTTTCTGGCGCCGCGTTTGGTGGAAGCTGGCTATGATGTGTGTTTTGCCGATCGGGATCCAAGCCTTATTCGTGAATTCGACCGGGATGACAAGATTTTTAAGACAGTTACTGTTTTAGAGGATGGATATGATCTTTTAGAAGCTCCTTACACAGCATGCTTGCATATAAACGACATTGGCCAACTCATTGATCAAACTGATTGTGTTGTTTTCGCCGTTGATGAGCGGGATCTTAAAGATGCAGCAGGTGAAATTCGCCGTCTTCTAAGACCAGATAGTAATGCCCTTGCTGTTCTAAACATTTACTCAAATCCGGAAATTCAGACCTATCTGGAAACGTTGTTTCAACAGAGAGCTGAAGTTCAACCAATTACTGTGGACTGTTTGGTTAGCCCAAAGGCGCCGTCAGAACTTATGCATATCGACCCTTTATGCGTGACCGCAGCTTCGGGTACTCTCATCCTGCCTGGTGAGGGTAATCAATATAACATTCCCCTTTGTATTCGTGGGATGAAGGCTGAAGAGATTTGGCGTTTGCAACAATTTTTGGATCTGAGTGCTCAGTTATCGCTATCGTATCTCGGTGTACATAAAGGGTATCAATATCTGCATGAAGTCGCAGTTGATTCCGAGGTGTACTTAAAAGTGTTGCACCTAATTAGACAAATCCGGGACATCCTTGATAAAATGGGTATGTGTTCGGATAAGTCTATGAATGAATACATAAAAATCTGTTTAAACCGGATCCGGAATAATCGACTCAGGCTTCCCTTGGAGCATTCCGGCAAACATCCGATCAACTATTTAGAAGCAGGTGGATTATTACAACAGATTTATCAAATTTTTAAAGATCAGGGGCATCCGACCGATGGGATCACGGAAATAATGCTTCATGCTTTCCTATATCCTTATTGTCCATTCCTTCAACGCAAGCGGGAGCTTTTGGATCCTACGCAGTTGATCGAGGATGTCTGTGGGCCGAATTTGCCAACAGAGCTCATGCATCATCTGCTGGATGGACTTCAGGGTTACGAAAAAGGCTCGTTAGATCGGTAG
- a CDS encoding SDR family oxidoreductase, with amino-acid sequence MNELNGKVALISGASKGIGAATARFMAEQGVKLVLAARTESSLQELAKEIIDAGGAAVAIGCDVAKYEDVEKAVDAAISNFGKLDILVNNAGLIEPIARLADSDPESWVTAADVNYKGVYFGLRAALPHMLKAGQGTIVNVSSGAATGALEGWSHYCSSKAAALSLTKCADVEYRDQGITVVGMSPGTVATGMQVSIKASGINRVSQLDPSVHIPAEWPAKAIAWLCTEEGKAYAGTDFSLKTEEGRKAIGLDA; translated from the coding sequence ATGAATGAATTAAACGGGAAGGTTGCCCTGATCTCCGGGGCAAGCAAAGGTATTGGTGCCGCAACGGCTCGCTTTATGGCAGAGCAGGGAGTTAAGCTAGTCTTAGCCGCGCGGACTGAAAGTTCGCTGCAAGAACTAGCCAAAGAAATTATCGACGCTGGGGGGGCCGCCGTTGCTATTGGCTGTGATGTCGCCAAGTATGAGGATGTAGAAAAAGCAGTAGATGCGGCAATTTCAAACTTTGGCAAGCTTGATATTCTGGTAAACAATGCCGGTTTGATCGAACCCATTGCACGGCTCGCGGACTCTGATCCTGAAAGTTGGGTTACGGCAGCGGATGTAAACTACAAAGGTGTCTATTTTGGACTAAGAGCTGCACTCCCTCATATGCTGAAAGCTGGTCAAGGCACCATTGTGAACGTCAGCTCTGGCGCGGCAACCGGCGCCCTAGAAGGCTGGAGCCATTATTGCTCTTCAAAAGCGGCTGCTTTGTCCCTAACCAAATGTGCTGATGTTGAATATCGGGATCAAGGAATTACCGTTGTGGGAATGAGCCCAGGTACCGTGGCTACTGGAATGCAGGTATCCATTAAAGCATCTGGTATTAACAGGGTCAGTCAGCTGGATCCTTCCGTACACATACCTGCGGAATGGCCTGCTAAAGCCATTGCATGGCTCTGCACAGAAGAAGGTAAAGCCTATGCAGGGACTGATTTTTCCTTGAAAACCGAAGAAGGCCGTAAAGCTATCGGCCTCGACGCGTAA
- the phnF gene encoding phosphonate metabolism transcriptional regulator PhnF has translation MEWEKGQAIWKQIERQILRDIAMQIFKAGDKLPTEQELAKRFEVNRHTVRQALAALAEANVIRVEQGRGSFVQETLIDYPINSRTRFSQIISSRHRLPDKKLVESHVKKASPTVAKHLKIKPGEPIIEILGVSEADKVPLAVSHSFMPADRFEGLDLIFQQTKSLTEAFRFFGIEDYTRKFTRINAELPSRKIAMLLKQQKSRPILVTESVDVDPKGQPIEYGRTSFNSDRVQLVVEP, from the coding sequence ATGGAATGGGAGAAAGGTCAAGCAATCTGGAAGCAGATTGAGCGGCAGATCCTGAGGGATATTGCCATGCAGATTTTCAAGGCTGGTGACAAACTGCCAACTGAACAGGAGCTCGCCAAAAGGTTTGAAGTTAATCGGCACACAGTTCGTCAGGCGTTGGCAGCCCTGGCAGAAGCAAATGTGATCCGCGTGGAGCAGGGACGGGGCTCTTTCGTTCAGGAAACCTTAATCGATTATCCCATTAACAGCCGAACCCGCTTTTCTCAGATTATTTCCAGCCGACATCGCCTGCCGGATAAAAAGCTTGTCGAAAGTCATGTTAAAAAGGCAAGCCCGACGGTTGCAAAGCACTTGAAGATCAAACCCGGTGAGCCAATTATTGAGATATTGGGTGTCAGTGAAGCAGATAAGGTTCCGCTGGCGGTGAGCCATAGTTTTATGCCGGCAGATCGATTTGAAGGACTTGATCTGATCTTTCAGCAAACAAAAAGCCTGACAGAAGCGTTCAGGTTTTTTGGAATTGAGGATTATACGCGAAAATTTACACGAATTAATGCGGAGCTTCCGTCCCGAAAGATTGCCATGTTACTCAAACAGCAAAAAAGCCGGCCGATCCTGGTGACCGAAAGCGTGGATGTGGATCCCAAGGGTCAACCCATTGAATATGGCCGCACAAGTTTCAATAGCGATCGGGTGCAGCTGGTCGTTGAGCCCTGA
- the phnG gene encoding phosphonate C-P lyase system protein PhnG, producing the protein MTSQTLSPEIQKRQDWLRLLASTPEDKLETYVQENLPDIPYSYLREPEIGLVMVRARAGGNGRQFNMGEVSVARCSVTLTNQVVGHGYVKGRSKRHAELIALLDATFQDRQPDETFLQDLKRACLAKREQLSRKAAATKVDFYTIVRGED; encoded by the coding sequence ATGACGTCACAAACGCTCAGTCCAGAGATACAAAAGCGGCAAGACTGGCTTCGCCTTCTGGCCTCCACGCCAGAAGATAAACTGGAAACGTATGTCCAGGAAAACTTGCCGGACATCCCCTATTCATACTTGCGGGAACCTGAAATTGGTCTTGTCATGGTCCGCGCCCGTGCGGGCGGTAATGGTCGACAATTTAATATGGGTGAAGTCTCAGTTGCCCGTTGCAGTGTCACGCTCACAAATCAAGTTGTGGGGCACGGATATGTCAAAGGTCGGAGCAAGCGCCATGCTGAACTGATCGCTCTTCTAGATGCAACTTTTCAGGATCGCCAACCGGATGAGACCTTCTTGCAAGATCTAAAAAGGGCTTGCCTGGCAAAGCGGGAGCAACTTTCCCGCAAAGCGGCCGCAACAAAAGTTGATTTCTACACAATAGTTCGGGGGGAAGATTAA
- the phnH gene encoding phosphonate C-P lyase system protein PhnH, with amino-acid sequence MTVQSVPSPLAGFENVSIASNHVFRGVLDAFSRPGKLVPLAMDLPTPAEINGTAMSVLLAMADLETPVFIAADLQSDQLTAHLQFHTGCPITSKPSDAAFALASAHSDLSFLDQLAVGDAENPHASTTLILMVDGFQGSEPITLSGPGIEEKAILTAEQLPGNLIQKLKRNHQLFPCGFDVILAASQEIAGLPRSTKLEA; translated from the coding sequence ATGACCGTGCAATCTGTACCAAGCCCTCTCGCTGGATTTGAGAATGTTTCAATCGCCTCCAACCATGTTTTCAGGGGTGTCTTAGATGCCTTTTCCCGTCCGGGAAAGTTGGTTCCCTTAGCGATGGATTTGCCGACCCCAGCGGAAATCAACGGGACTGCGATGTCAGTTCTCCTCGCAATGGCAGATCTGGAGACACCCGTTTTTATTGCGGCGGATTTGCAAAGTGATCAATTAACAGCTCATTTACAGTTCCACACTGGCTGCCCGATCACAAGCAAACCATCCGACGCTGCATTTGCATTGGCATCCGCTCATTCAGATCTGTCTTTCCTCGATCAACTTGCTGTTGGGGATGCTGAGAACCCTCATGCATCAACAACCCTGATCCTGATGGTTGATGGCTTCCAAGGCTCAGAACCCATCACCCTTTCAGGACCCGGGATTGAAGAGAAGGCGATCCTAACTGCCGAACAACTCCCGGGAAACCTGATCCAGAAATTGAAACGAAACCACCAACTTTTTCCTTGCGGCTTTGATGTGATTTTAGCCGCGTCGCAGGAAATCGCTGGCTTACCCCGCTCTACGAAACTGGAGGCCTGA
- a CDS encoding carbon-phosphorus lyase complex subunit PhnI encodes MYVAVKGGEKAIENAHRLLAEKRRGNPDVPELSTDQIGEQLTLSVSRVMAEGSLHDPELASLAIKQARGDLIEAIFLIRAYRTTLPRFGYSVPINTRAMLLERRISATYKDLPGGQILGPTFDYTHRLIDFTLAANGETPLESEETEQTLSAEIPRVLDDLLQHEELIQSEPLSSTEDTDPIGDITRDAVSFPVDRDIRLQTLSRADEGFLLSLGYSTQRGYARNHAFVGEIRYGHLAIEFTPEELGFPIELGEIDVTECENVNQFNGSKSELPQFTRGYGLTFGQNERKAISMALVDRALRDRELGEEIVAPAQDEEFVLAHSDNIQATGFVEHIKLPHYVDFQSELELVRKLREEILTARQQEAME; translated from the coding sequence ATGTATGTCGCTGTAAAAGGTGGTGAAAAAGCGATTGAAAACGCCCATCGCCTACTTGCTGAAAAACGTCGCGGCAATCCAGATGTGCCGGAACTTTCAACAGATCAAATCGGTGAACAGCTGACGTTGTCAGTTTCCCGCGTGATGGCAGAAGGCTCCCTACATGACCCTGAACTTGCCAGCCTCGCGATCAAGCAGGCACGTGGTGATCTGATCGAAGCCATTTTTCTGATCCGTGCCTATCGAACGACCCTACCGCGCTTTGGCTATTCTGTGCCTATCAACACACGCGCTATGTTGTTAGAGCGTCGGATCTCCGCCACTTATAAAGATCTGCCAGGTGGACAGATACTGGGTCCTACCTTCGACTATACCCATCGACTGATTGATTTCACACTTGCTGCAAATGGAGAAACCCCGCTTGAAAGCGAAGAAACTGAGCAAACACTGTCAGCCGAAATCCCACGTGTGCTGGATGACCTGTTGCAGCATGAAGAATTAATCCAGTCTGAACCTCTCTCCTCGACCGAAGATACTGATCCCATCGGTGACATAACTCGCGATGCAGTTTCGTTCCCAGTTGACCGGGATATTCGCCTGCAGACCCTCTCCCGTGCGGATGAGGGATTTCTGCTGTCCCTCGGCTATTCCACACAGCGCGGCTATGCCCGAAACCATGCCTTTGTCGGGGAAATCCGTTATGGGCATCTCGCCATTGAGTTCACCCCGGAAGAATTGGGTTTCCCGATCGAACTTGGGGAAATTGATGTAACTGAATGCGAAAATGTAAATCAGTTCAATGGGTCCAAGTCAGAGCTACCACAGTTTACGCGCGGCTATGGTCTCACCTTTGGGCAAAATGAAAGGAAAGCCATTTCCATGGCCCTTGTGGATCGAGCCCTTCGAGACAGAGAACTTGGGGAGGAAATCGTTGCACCTGCTCAGGATGAAGAGTTTGTGCTCGCTCACTCCGACAACATCCAGGCCACCGGGTTTGTGGAACATATCAAACTTCCTCATTACGTGGATTTCCAGTCGGAATTGGAGCTGGTTCGCAAACTTCGTGAAGAAATTTTAACTGCCAGACAACAGGAGGCTATGGAATGA
- a CDS encoding alpha-D-ribose 1-methylphosphonate 5-phosphate C-P-lyase PhnJ, translating to MNAPGYETEITGYNFAYLDEQTKRMIRRAILKAVAIPGYQVPFAGREMPMPYGWGTGGVQVTAAVISPEDCLKVIDQGSDDTTNAVSIRKFFAKTAAVETTENTEEASIIQTRHRIPETPLKEDQILVYQVPIPEPLRFLEPRETETRKMHALEEYGLMHVKLYEDIARHGHIATTYAYPTLVNGRYMMDPSPIPKFDNPKMSMMPALQLFGAGREKRIYAIPPYTKVSSLDFEDHPFDIQEWDSDCALCGASDSFLDEIVLDDAGNRMFVCSDSHFCAERQEAGFKGEANAESLFSSMKEHQNAE from the coding sequence ATGAACGCGCCCGGATATGAGACCGAAATCACTGGCTATAATTTTGCCTATCTGGATGAGCAAACAAAACGCATGATCCGAAGGGCTATTTTGAAAGCTGTTGCAATCCCTGGCTATCAGGTTCCTTTCGCAGGCCGGGAAATGCCCATGCCTTACGGTTGGGGAACTGGCGGGGTTCAAGTTACGGCAGCTGTCATCAGTCCAGAAGATTGCTTGAAAGTCATCGATCAAGGGTCTGACGATACCACTAACGCGGTTAGTATCCGCAAATTTTTTGCGAAAACAGCGGCGGTGGAAACCACTGAAAACACTGAAGAAGCCTCGATTATCCAGACACGGCATCGGATCCCGGAAACCCCGCTCAAAGAAGATCAGATTTTGGTCTATCAGGTTCCCATTCCGGAACCGTTACGATTTTTGGAGCCTCGGGAAACGGAAACCCGCAAAATGCATGCGCTTGAAGAATACGGCCTCATGCATGTCAAACTCTATGAGGATATCGCCCGTCACGGGCATATTGCGACCACCTACGCCTACCCAACACTGGTGAATGGTCGCTACATGATGGATCCATCACCCATTCCGAAATTCGATAATCCGAAAATGAGCATGATGCCAGCCCTTCAGCTTTTTGGCGCGGGACGGGAAAAACGCATCTACGCCATTCCCCCCTACACAAAAGTTTCCAGCCTCGACTTCGAGGATCATCCATTTGACATACAAGAGTGGGATAGTGACTGCGCCCTTTGTGGTGCCAGCGACAGCTTCCTTGATGAAATTGTCCTGGATGATGCCGGGAACCGGATGTTTGTCTGCTCTGACAGCCATTTTTGCGCTGAAAGACAGGAAGCCGGTTTCAAGGGTGAAGCCAATGCTGAAAGCCTATTCTCCTCCATGAAGGAACATCAAAATGCCGAATAG
- the phnK gene encoding phosphonate C-P lyase system protein PhnK: MPNSEKLLSVQNLTVRYGERIGCEKISFDLWPGEVLGIVGESGSGKSTLLGSISGRLAPNEGGVTYNTRIDDHRDLYQDLSEPERRLLMRTDLAFVHQNPRDGLRMNVSAGANIGERLMAIGQRHYGNIRSTAEQWMGKIELDQIRVDDLPSTFSGGMQQRLQIARNLVTAPRLVFMDEPTGGLDVSVQARLLDLLRGLVRDLGLSVVLVTHDLAVARLLSHRLMVMQKGHVVESGLTDQVLDDPQHPYTQLLVSSILQT, translated from the coding sequence ATGCCGAATAGTGAAAAGCTTCTATCTGTCCAAAACCTTACCGTTCGCTATGGAGAGCGGATCGGCTGCGAGAAAATATCCTTTGATCTTTGGCCTGGGGAAGTTCTTGGTATTGTTGGCGAATCTGGCTCTGGTAAATCCACTTTACTGGGCAGTATTTCCGGACGGTTGGCACCCAATGAAGGCGGCGTTACCTACAACACCCGCATCGACGATCATCGGGACCTTTATCAGGATCTATCAGAACCTGAAAGGCGCCTATTGATGCGTACCGACCTTGCATTCGTTCATCAGAACCCACGCGATGGGCTTCGAATGAATGTGAGCGCGGGCGCAAATATAGGGGAGCGGCTGATGGCGATCGGGCAACGCCACTACGGCAACATCCGAAGCACAGCAGAGCAATGGATGGGCAAGATCGAACTCGATCAGATCCGCGTTGATGATCTCCCCTCCACCTTCTCAGGCGGTATGCAGCAGCGTCTGCAAATTGCCCGGAACCTGGTGACGGCACCGCGTCTTGTTTTCATGGACGAGCCAACCGGTGGCCTGGATGTTTCGGTTCAGGCAAGACTACTGGATCTATTGCGGGGCCTCGTTCGCGACCTTGGATTATCCGTCGTACTGGTGACTCATGATCTGGCAGTTGCCCGGCTTCTTTCCCATCGGCTGATGGTCATGCAAAAGGGTCACGTGGTGGAAAGTGGCCTTACTGATCAGGTCCTGGATGATCCACAGCATCCCTATACCCAACTTCTCGTATCCTCAATCCTGCAGACATGA